ATGGGGATATTACTTGGTTCGCACCTGCCAGTTTTATCTGATCAATATTTTCATAACGTTGTGCTTCAGCAATTATCCGGACGTTCGGATCAATTTTTCTTATTCCCAGTATACAATGGATTGTGTGGGAATCTGATTCCATATCAACTATAACTGCTTTGGCGCCCCTGACATTGGCTTTGTTAAGATCATTTACTCTGGTTGGGTCTCCATGAACGAAATTAACTCCGTTTTTCAGTGCGTTTTTACGAACTCCTTCATTTTCGTCAAGAATAAAAACTTCATTGTCCTTACCAATTTCTTTTATACATTCAACAGTACTTTCTGTCCAACCACAAATTACAACATGCTTTGATCTTTTCACGTTAATCAGCCCCATAATCTTCATCTGTTGTTTACTGGTTATCACTTCAACAATGGATTCTATTGCCACAGCAAACGTTCCAATACCCATAACCAATAATGTAATGGTAAAATACATTCCCAATGGAGTTTTGGGAGCATAATCACCGTAACCGACAGTACCTATGGTTACAAATGTCCAGTAAATCGACACAGTCCAATTTTGGCTTTCAATGAAATGGAATCCAATGGTTCCATATGCAATTACGGCCACAACTAGTATTAAAATGCGCGTGAGTGGTCTGTTTATTAACTTTGGGAAATTTTCCCTTATAACTTCAAATACAACAAACATTTTACTTACCCTTTTCCTAAATTTTTACTCAGATTATTAGATTGATTTTTATCTATTTCTGAGATAGAAAAACCAGATTCCAAATATTATTACGATTATAATAATTACAACTATTATCCATATCCACCAATTGTTACCATCATCTGTGCTGTTACCATCATCATCGTCACTATCTTTGATCTTTTTTGATGATGAAGTAGAACCTTTTCCTCCAACACTGGATCCTTTGACCATTGGATTTAAATTAGTTATCGTGCTTAATGAATGTACTGAAAATCCAGAAATACTAGCTGAACTTGTAAATGAATTTTCATAAGCAAAAACACATGAAGGTGTC
This sequence is a window from Methanobacterium sp. SMA-27. Protein-coding genes within it:
- a CDS encoding TrkA family potassium uptake protein — translated: MFVVFEVIRENFPKLINRPLTRILILVVAVIAYGTIGFHFIESQNWTVSIYWTFVTIGTVGYGDYAPKTPLGMYFTITLLVMGIGTFAVAIESIVEVITSKQQMKIMGLINVKRSKHVVICGWTESTVECIKEIGKDNEVFILDENEGVRKNALKNGVNFVHGDPTRVNDLNKANVRGAKAVIVDMESDSHTIHCILGIRKIDPNVRIIAEAQRYENIDQIKLAGANQVISPFVISGRLMYKSIDGGYEAMFVQDVLAEHKEREMREVIVGSTSYFAGKSVREADLHHKTGIVLVGIGKQGKLTIDPPRDFIIDVGDIILGIGKPSEFERFKKEEFPNEIS